In the genome of Naumovozyma dairenensis CBS 421 chromosome 7, complete genome, the window ATTAGATGAAGGATAggaatatttaatttaatacGGTTGTTATTCAAACCTCTATACATTACTTTGGTGTAATTTGTGAAGATTGAATGAATCAATTCAGTACCAAATGGAATCACACATGGGTCTGATCCTAGCAATTTGagtaaattcaatattaatttgGAGGTATATATGAATTTGGAATGGTTATTAACTTGTGCAAAATATGACCATGATTGGAGTAGTTGTGATAGGAAACGATTTTGACAAAATTGAATTAGCGCTTGGTAATTTCTAGATTCAGTGTtagatttcaattcatttataattttttctaatgTCTCTAGAGTACTATTATCTAAATCTTGGCCCTGTGTATATTTCTCCTTCCTTTCCTCACGGGAAGATGAGTACTGAGATGAAAAGTTTTTTCTCTTATCCATTTGAGTGGAAATGGGAAGTCAATAATGGAGAGTTGGGATGTTATTCAAACGTTTGATGGATTGACGCAATATATCAAACCTGAGGGGAAGCAATGTAACAATTTTCTCCTTGATACAGTCCCTCTAACCATCGAACATTTCCATCACTTCTAGTTCtacatatatatgtatatatatatttatgtaTAAATATGTAAAATCTTGCGATGAGATgagttttgaaatttttcaacacTTTCTCGTAACACGCGATTTAATATCTCGAACTTAATAAAAGGTAAAGGGTAAAGGTAAAGGGTAAAGAAGCATGGGAACTACCGTTCTTGAAAATAAGATACCCATGACGGTAACTACTACACTGCTATTTCCAACTAACCTATTTGGAATTAGGCCTTTATTATTGcaccaaaaaaaaagataaaaaaaataccaCATGCTAAGACAATTATTAGGAAGAAGACTGCCCGTGGTAGTTACTAGAGGAACAACACAGAGCTCAAGATTATATTCCCAAACAGCGGCTTTACCTAGTGCACATACGCAACCTAATctaaaaaagaagaaggtaaAATATGACCGCTCCGTTTTGAAACCTATCTTATTAATACTAGCCTTTGGATCTCTGTTAAGCGCTGTGTCTGataaagaaagagaatATAACGAATTAGAGAGGAGgtatcaattgaaaataaagatcTTAGAAGAATTGATAGAGAGAGTAGAAAGTGGTGATACTGACTTCCGGatagatgaagaattgaaacatGTTAATAGATTGTTTCTCAATAGTAATAAGTCGGTGTTTTTAAATGACGTGAAAAGATTACGAGAGGAGGAGAAAGCTGCCCCAGGAAAGGGCTTTGTTAATACAGTCGTAAATGAGAAGGAAGAAACTCTTGATGATGTATTGAAAAGTATAATggatgaaattaatgatgCGACAGTAGAAGGCGGTGATAAAAGTAACTACCTTTCAAGGGAGCATGAAGTGAATactaatgaagaaataatcaaaaataaatacagGTTAGAAAAGCTCAAGGAAAAGGAGAAAAAGatattggaatatattCCAGAAACGAAAACACATATAATGACAGAAAACGTTGGTGATTTCACAGATGCTGCcaaagataatgatattcctaaatttttgtaaataaataaataaattaatgaatgaatgaatgaatgaagaGTAAAAATATATGCTGAAAGTACATTTTGAATGCTAAAAAATTTGTATGTATAGTTTAGCctaaataatacaatatagTGATTCTAATTTTACATATGTACttgaaattacaaataatataatcaCCTTTTCGTTAGTTGAGATTAAAAATGATACGTAATGGTATAAATACTTTGGAAAATGCTATACAGCGGCagtattattgttattgcCACTAATGTCTTGTATATTTTGTGGAGAACGATGAGATGATACGTTAGTTCTATTAGAGTTTTGTTTGGGACCATTAACCATGCCGCCATGTATATTTGCTTGAGGTGTATTAGGCTTGCTATTACTGAGacgttgttgttgttgttgttgttgttgttgttgctgttgaaTATTTCCAGATGATATATGATCATCCTTGTTACAATGTCCTGTAATTTTCGAAAAGCTTCCTCTGTTTGTCGGTGATAGATGATCAGAACCGTGAATACTTCCTGCATTGTTACTATAATTGTGAGagttactattattattgttattattattgtctGTGGGTATCTGTAATGACATATTCATATCTGCCGGTTGTGATATATTCTGATAATGAATAGGTGTTTGAGATTGTTCTGAAGGTGctgtattatttattcgTTGATTGCTCGACTGcatattattgaaagattgTAATAAGTCAGTGGCAATGGTTTTCTGTTGATGCAACATTGCTGGTGAACCTTGTTCTGTTATTGCAGGTGACAAAGTGTTACTCATATTTTGCTGTGTTTGTTGAAACATTTGAGAATATGATTTTGGAGGACTTGCCGCCGCGGTCGGTTGTTCATCTGTTAATAATCCAGGAATTTCAGCAAGAAGCATATGGATGTTATTTAATGCATTACCAAACTTATCAAATTGTTTAGCACCGACCCTTAAGATCCAAATATAATTACGTAAACAATCTCTAAATGTGAAtgattcttctttagtTGGAGAAGTAACGTATAATAAAGCTGCAAAGGTACCAATTAACATAAGGTTGCCCGTGGAACATGTATACCAAAATGAATTAACGtgttcatttttcaaatctcGTATGAATTCAATTGCAGCAATTAATCTTGTCTTTGCTGCTTGTCTACAAACAGTGACTAACTCTTTGGAGGTATCTGGTTTTAAACTTGATATAATTTTCCTATGTAAAGTAATTTCTGTGGCAAAATATGCTAATGTTAAAGTTGCATTAGCGTTAAATTTTCTTGGAgtaaaattattcatgGATAAAAATTGAGGTAAAGAATGATACCATTCtctcaatttcaattgCAACGGTTTTgctaatttcaatatatgTTCAATTGTTGTATCTATTTGAATAGCAGCTTGTGTATAAAATGTATCCATAACTTCACCTAATATTATACTTAACGATACCATTTGTTGATACATCAtaataccattattataatcatcTTGAGTTAATGACATATCAACTAAAGAGGCACCTAACATCGTATTAGTATTAATAGtattatttccaaattGATGGTCCCCATTCGTATTATCTTCCACCAGTGATGAAGTTTGTGGGAAATCGTCACTTCTTAAAGGTGTAACCATCCAATTTCTCCCCAATATTAAATGTGAATGACGAGATTCAATCAATGCAGTCCATTTATCTTGATTCCAAACAGCCCATGCTAATCTTCTACGCAAATCTTTTTCCCATTTGGGTAATCTCCAATCTGAACAATCTACTCCCAAGCCTAATTCTTCAGCTAATGAAACTGTAGCGGATGAAAGAATCCAATTATTTAATCTTTCTGAACGACATtgcattaataataaaccaGTTTGAATTAAACTTAATTTAGGTCTTTCAATTCCATTAAAGAAGGCTTTGAATGcaaattcatttaattgagTAGTTACATCAGGTTTCGGGAATCCGATTAATCCTGGATGATAATCCCACCATTGTAAAGCGAGAGAGTAAATTGTTGCTAAGAGAGGTTCAGGTA includes:
- the INA22 gene encoding Ina22p (similar to Saccharomyces cerevisiae YIR024C; ancestral locus Anc_2.652), which gives rise to MLRQLLGRRLPVVVTRGTTQSSRLYSQTAALPSAHTQPNLKKKKVKYDRSVLKPILLILAFGSLLSAVSDKEREYNELERRYQLKIKILEELIERVESGDTDFRIDEELKHVNRLFLNSNKSVFLNDVKRLREEEKAAPGKGFVNTVVNEKEETLDDVLKSIMDEINDATVEGGDKSNYLSREHEVNTNEEIIKNKYRLEKLKEKEKKILEYIPETKTHIMTENVGDFTDAAKDNDIPKFL
- the DAL81 gene encoding Dal81p (similar to Saccharomyces cerevisiae DAL81 (YIR023W); ancestral locus Anc_2.651); the protein is MSAEYQESSSWHSPGAKHPSPLPSTGPIVKDSSTQSSNNDNANANANANANPNPNATPNKQQEEQLRLSDSSQKQQQQQQNHLASEASNGGNHSAPNGTTTTTTTTTTNTNTTSSNKMMESKPSNSHLLDLNDNYSSMLETFTNNTDNKAANTTTTTTTTTNNNNNNNNNNNTNTNNNSTSETTNNQYQDIHQNEHPSSNNNNKGNEEENLVTKQGLDVLLQQYQNLLGKSGNDHKLPTETMRSQVNNKINALSSNDNNNSNNNNNNKNIDNNRNTNLIKSKNKRGEDMHPSSSEHQNKRTKLDNGVSAIVGDHNNNPQQYYSEFLQTLNNTMLHTQNINNQNTMSSQTPISYDAPPNLNIPSSQPQLQPHQQYNNQQQLQRHNQTSQLAFNQTQMPPVLQQQQQQQQQQQRQGQQQSPSQQLQHSRSSFYVGPTSVYDMNLINCIKLDKVHQIQLSKSLALRKVSPTVQFILRDDINQEDLQGNEDFVESLVYPHGKLLIDIFFKLIHPYFPIIHEYVFLERYSRSYKELPEPLLATIYSLALQWWDYHPGLIGFPKPDVTTQLNEFAFKAFFNGIERPKLSLIQTGLLLMQCRSERLNNWILSSATVSLAEELGLGVDCSDWRLPKWEKDLRRRLAWAVWNQDKWTALIESRHSHLILGRNWMVTPLRSDDFPQTSSLVEDNTNGDHQFGNNTINTNTMLGASLVDMSLTQDDYNNGIMMYQQMVSLSIILGEVMDTFYTQAAIQIDTTIEHILKLAKPLQLKLREWYHSLPQFLSMNNFTPRKFNANATLTLAYFATEITLHRKIISSLKPDTSKELVTVCRQAAKTRLIAAIEFIRDLKNEHVNSFWYTCSTGNLMLIGTFAALLYVTSPTKEESFTFRDCLRNYIWILRVGAKQFDKFGNALNNIHMLLAEIPGLLTDEQPTAAASPPKSYSQMFQQTQQNMSNTLSPAITEQGSPAMLHQQKTIATDLLQSFNNMQSSNQRINNTAPSEQSQTPIHYQNISQPADMNMSLQIPTDNNNNNNNSNSHNYSNNAGSIHGSDHLSPTNRGSFSKITGHCNKDDHISSGNIQQQQQQQQQQQQRLSNSKPNTPQANIHGGMVNGPKQNSNRTNVSSHRSPQNIQDISGNNNNTAAV